taatcaattttcttttttgattgaATATTGAGTTCCATCTAGAAGGGAAGCTTACAAGAAGACGATCCTCCAAAAGCAAGCCCATATAGTTAACATGAGATCCAAGAAGTAGAAGTGCAAGGCAAGGCCCATAATAGTCCAAGTCAAAGCCCATGAGGTTTCTTATTGGACCAGAAATCAAAATCATTGACCATGTTTGCTTCTGCTTAGAGCGTTGAATAATCGAGTTCAGACCGTTTCGTGCTTTAGCCACCGCCCGTTGGTACACACCCTGATACCTCCTTAGTGTCGTACGATAACACGCGAAATCGAAAATTGCTTTGTGATTTGATACGTTATTCTCCATTCTCGTTCAGATGCGTTCAAACCTAAGTTTTTGTATGTGTTGATTTTGGTTGTGCCTTTTGTCCAACTTGTTTCTTGGTGTAGTTGTTGTAGGTGATTGTTTTTTTCCAACTTGACccatttgtttttcaaatgtgTTTTAGTTTCATGTCTGATTTCCAAAGTATAGAATCACACGGCCTCTTTCCGTCCTTCACGAGTCACGATGAGCCTTTGGCTGCAATATCCAAAGCGAATGACGAACCTAATATCCAAAGTTCAATCTCATGTTGCATAAATTTCTCATAATATACCTGCATAATTTGTAGTTGTAAATGTTGCAGAATCCTCAATCCTTAGTGCATAAACTTTGCATAATGTCTATCCTGTGTTAGATTTTTAGAATAATCAAATCCCCCCAACAATTAGAAATGGaagtgagaaaaagagaaaaacaagaaTATGAGCCCACTAAATAGATCCATAATGTCCTGTTTTGGTAGTTAACCGCATCCTTTCTTTTTAATCATTTGTTAAATAACTTTATAAAATTCTCATAAAGGGTTTGGTTTGTTTATGGACTTGGTCTAAGTAACAAATCACATTCTAGAAAATCCAAGAGGTTCATGCACATTATTTATTCAGATGTGATGTTGTAGAAATCCAGAAAAAATTAAGCAGGATCAGCTTTTCAATGCTTTAGGGAAAAACTTTTGTTCGgtaaattaaaagtaatcatAGGAAATCTTGCTAATTACACATGCCAAATAGGAAAAGTATGATTTGTTCTTACCCTTAGTTGTTCCGGTAAAAACTATTGTTCTAAAACAATATAGACAATGTTGTTGTCTTCTTATTCTTTGTAATAGTAGTATTTGGATGGAGATGACCACTTTGGAATGATGATTTTAATCTAATGATAACATTCCAACTTATGCAAGGCTCAAGCCCTTTCTTTGTAGTTAAACTCGCAGTTCCCCTAGCCTTGCCTAGACTTCACATTTTAGTTTTGGTAGACCATGAACTTGAGAAAAAATTAGCTAGCACTCTAATGCAATagccttttttcttttatttcatttgtctcatttttgttttatttttcttctttactaTTCTTGATAAACATCATAAAACTCTGATAATTGGTCTTTAAACCAAACTGGTTTTGAAAAGGGAAATCCAATCCTGATAAATGGATTTGGTTTGGTTTATGCCAATTGCGAATCTTGTCCTGATAATTGGATAATAAATGGGTCACACTGCATATTATATCTCACTCTCCAGGGTAGGCTcggttattttattttgaatgaatttattttgtACCTTgagttctgtttttttttttttttggggggggggggggggggggggagagtaCTGATTCTTTAACTgcaaaaagcttaacaaacatGCCATAACTCATAAGTTTGTTGACACAGTAACAAGATCTGCTAGTGTTCAATTCATTAGGAACCTAACAGAGGAATAGTAATTCAGAGAGTGTAAAGATAATTTGTGTCTTTATATAAAGCAAAGAGTCTACATAGGCTTTTACCCCAGAAATAGAGGCTTGACAGAACAAAACATCAAACTACCAGTTGCTGATTGTTCAGGTATAAAAAGCaggaaataattgataattatgtCCCCATTATTCAAGTTAAGGATCTTGTCATACAGAGATTCAGGTTTAGCTTTTATAGTACAAGCTAAGACCTTTCATATTATAAGACCTCCGATCTACATCTCTTAGGAATTTCAAATTACAGCTATTAAGCACAAAACACAATTTGCTCGAAAGCAAATTACAAGGAAACAACGCCCAAAACATTATTCTTGACTCGTACTAACCCGAGTCGTTAAGGTTCTGTTTGGACAATTATTCTATTTCATTTCATACCACTATTTTATTCCAACCTTTCATTTCACCCACCTTCAGTTATTCAAACATAGCCTAAGAATCCTTGGGCCTTACAATTAAGAAACTTAAATACATAACACTAATCTAAACTGTAATGTACCTATAAACAGAAGCCACAAAAATTAACTGATAATTTTAATCATCTTTTCTACTGCTTCTGCATCAATATCTTTCCGGTACCTTTTGCTGGAGTTATCAATTATGGGTGAGTTTACGATTCAGATTAGCAATGACCTTGTTAACCAGCTTGTTGATGATATGGTGCCGAagaaaaaaactagaaagacTAGACGGAAGGTGGCAAGAGAGACTGAAAAGCCCCAATCTAATGAAACTATAAAGCCCGACAGTGCAGTTACTCCAGGGTGGCCAGTGCAGTTCCCTTTATTTCTACCTACAACATTGCCTGTACAACCTTCCCATTCAGAGTTAGAAGGTATTCAGTCTATGCTTCAGGAAAGTGAGAGGGTTTTGCAAAGATTGCAGAAGCAAGAGGAGAATATGTTGCAGGAAGTAACCCAAAAGGCAAAGGATCTTCATGATAAAGAGTATAAGCTTCCAAACCCAAAGCCTGAGCCTTGCATGGCCAAGAGACTTACAAGGAACATATCAAGGACCCCTTGAAGTGTTCTAGTCTTATTACCGGTTTTTCTGATTGCTTGCGTAGGTTTGGCCGTTTAGGAAGTAAGTTATACAGAGATGTGGTTCAAAAGGAAATTCGTGTGCCAAATGCAAATAAAACTAGTGAATTATACATACTGACAAATACTCATTTTGTTACTGCCAATTTTGTTGAATCTCATTCCCAACATTAAACCACAAGTTCAGAATAAGTGACGTATTCTTCTTTTGAATCTGAAAATATTCTGTTATTTTCGTGTCCTAGGGGAGTATTTTCAAGTTGgccacacacacatataaattTTAGTCCTATGctaattttacataaaaattttAGTCTTGCACATTTAGTAAAGGAACTTGATTTAAAATCAATGACCCAAAGATAACCATTACTCTTTATTCTATTCTTAGCTCCAAtgtttaataaacattttaccACAATTTAAGATAAAGAAAGTATTTTCTAATAACAATCTCATTCAATAATCAAGTTATGAGTGGCCAAATCATAATAAGCATGAAGCATAGAAGGAAAAAACTAATattgaagaacaagatgaataCATAATACTATTTCAAAAGAAATACATAAGAACATTAAGTTCTAATACAATCTAACTCCAATAACAGAGAATTTAGTTACCCGTTTCCATGAATAGCATCCAAAAGCAACGAAAATGaaagaacaataaaagaaaaagttggggaaaaagaattttttaaagaaagtgtttttacaaaataagaaaatgtgcACTAAAATGAACAAGACAATCTATTTataaacccaaaaaaaaaaaaaacctacacTCAAGTGAGTGCTTgcttaagcaaaaaaaaaaatagatattacaATTTATAGTAGTTCTGCACTTCTGTCCAAATTCGGCTTAAACTAAAGTTTTAAGCAAATTATTCTGTGTaactttctttttcatcttctCCAAGAAGAAACTTCAATTTGGGATCTCTAATACCAACTTAAGCATATTTGAGCTGAAATCTTCACTCTTTCCTGGATGAGGGGCCAGTTTGTAGCATGCTAGATTATGTTCATTATGCTTATGTTAATATGACTATTAGGGATATCCTTCAGCGGGTCAGTGGCACTGGAACTTGTTGGCTTTTCCTTTAACCGTGGATGTCAAGAACAAGTTACTGAATATTATCCCTGATGAGTCTCTTGATGATGTGTATATTTGGCATCCTGCTAGTGATGGTGTTTACACAAGCAATCTGCGTTCCGTTGGATTAATGTCGAGTCTCATATTCAAACTGCTCAAGTAGAGAATTGGAAGTGGGTATGAGCACCATGAAAAAGAATGTTGACGACACTCGCACCAtcaccatcattccctctttTCACGcatctttctctttcctttttcttgctcAACTTTTCTCTCTCCGCATTATTCCCCTCCTTCTTGCTCACATTCCACAACCGTGGTGACCTCTAAACAATGACAATGCCACCCCTTCCCTTTCTCCCTCTCCCACCTTTTACCTTCCCCACTCGCTAGCTCTTCTATCTGCGAAGCTATGGGGGTTGGCAAAGATGTCATCACCCTCTCGCTCTTCTAGACTGACCTTTGCTCTCATGCATATAGGGCTTTTGGGCTCCCAgttttgatatataaaaaaattacaaattgatTCAAAACATGCTTTTATACGTGGATTAAACTGCAAAATCTTCTCTTAATTATTACTTTCTCCATACACAATTATAATAAGGGGAAAAAAAGTTTTGCgaattgaaatataaataaattttaactattttcattctcattatattattcctaaaacacctttcaattaattttaattttattttaatttacttttttaatcttGATTTGAAGTTCCaatgaaaaatactttaaaaaaaatatttattaaatataattaataaaattaaaagatattaactaattttcttaatcaatacaaaatttagttgattaattttatttatatttaagtataGAGAGAGTAACCAATAACAAGGAAAAATTTTAACcctttaactttttattaatgTATCCAACGACGAAAAGTTTCATCCATGTACAACATAAATCGATACTTCATCGTAAACTTATTCCATGGTTGGTGTGCCTCCACTTTTTATTTGAATGACATTTATTTCTTGGGATATAATTTGATGGGCAATCCATTTTCTGGAAGGGCAAAAGGGCCATATTGAATCCTATTTTTTTCACCTATTATAGACCAcctacataaaaataataacagatTACAAATAGAATAATTCATCATTCATATTTTGGAATATGCCTCCCATTAGTGCATACGACTAAAAAATGAGACTATTTTAGGTAATAATCTAATTTGTTGACCTGTAGTTTCTGGTCAGATGATGTAGAAGCACCAAAATCTCCAACTGGGCTAATTCATTGCCAGGACATGCATGGGCCCCATCGCCAAATGGCATAAAGGTATTGGGTTTTGGAGCAACCtagcaaaataatttaataaaatttgttaaagttTGGGCTTAGAATCATGTAGGTATGATATGGAtagaaaagtaaattaaaaaaaaatacgaaaGTAGGAAATGCATATGTTATGCACAGTAATTGCCTCAAATCTTGAAGGATCAAACTTCTCTGGCTCTTTAAAATTGTCAGGACTATGGTGGATGATTCTAAAAAGCGGTAATACTTTCCACCCTTTTGGTATGAGATGCCCTGCGGAAAAGTAGACCCCAACACAAAATCAAAAACCAGAAAAAAAGGAGAGGAATTCTTTggcatattaataataaaaaggggTATATTATCATATCTTGGTTATTGACCTTGAAATTCAACATCCTCTACAGCTTCTCTGAAAgtaaaagacaaaattgatGCTATTCTTAGAGTCTCTTGTATGACCCTGGTTGTTATAAGCATGTTTTTTGTGTCTGACCAATTTAGATCCATTTTTTCTCCACTTTCTTCCTTGGCCCTTAGTATGGACTCCTGCTCTTCCTACAAAGTCACAACCAACAAATTTGTAAGGTACCAAACCAAGTAACACATTATTAGAAAAATGCAATTTAGCGACCGAAATTAGTGACCGCAAAACTTTGATCTCTATTAGCGATCGAAGTAGCGACCACACACAGTTCATGGTGCAACTTGCAACTGAATTTGCCGTCGAATTTTATCATGATAGCTAACTTGGGTCAGCGACTGAATTAGCGACCGAAATGAAGGGTCGTTGAATACTTCAGTAGCTATTTCGGTTGTTGTatatgcataaaaataaaagtattttagcCACTGAAGTAGCGACCCATATGTAGTTGAAGTAGCAACCGAAGATGATTCGGTCGCTATATCTATATTATAGCGACCGAAAAGTATTCGGCCTCTACGTATTTCTGTTTTGAGATTAGCAACCGAATTAGCGACTGAATGCTCATTTTTCTAAATAAGTGaagaaactaaatttttatttattataaatcataataaatatataatatacttaaatatattttatactagAAAAGTATTGaaattagtatattagtaatatttttcaattaagaaaataatatttacattaattGATTAAGATAAATAAGTCATACTTAtcattagtcttttaatttgtgttttttacaaaataaatatttaaaaatgataagaaataaataccctttatattatgaaaatatatgataattgaaatttgtaaaattaagtatttcaaaatataatgtaTAAGTGTAACATCAATGATTCATTAAGTTTTAATATGACATGAAATTTATGCATTGATGAAGACCCAATTTGACTTTAGTACAATATGTGCATTGAGCAAGACCCAATAAGATGCAATGCGTAATATATGCATTTACTAAAATTCcaaatttactttaatttaaggcTTAATTGCAAAATTTGTCCCCTTATTTTGCCTATTTCACCAAATTGgtcctcttatttttttttaattcactatttGAGTGACTGATTTTAACTAGGGGTGGGTAAATAGGTTCGGGTCCATGGATCGGATAGCAGGGCCTGTGATTCGCACAGGCCAcagaccatttttttttataaaattcatggCTATGCAAGATTTTGGGTTCGTCCCACATAATCCGCAAGTTGTGCGGGTTTGGACAACGGGGTTCGTAGGTTGATCCGCAACCACTAACCAAGGCCAACCCAAACCCAATTAATCCTAAAAGCCTAATccaaaatttctttttatttatgttgaaaatttatttggttgtgttaaaatttttgtaattgaGTATTTGTTAGAGAtttattaatacttttttttaaaatatataattgagtgTAATTGACTttctttaagagaaaaaattatatttattttcaaatttaagtgtTTCTTTAAAAACTAGGCCCGTAGGACGGAGGCTAACCAATGTATTAAGTTCATATAAGAGTGCGAGAAAGACTGGTCCGCCCGCTACTACTATGGACTTACGTAGGACAAGTCGACCCGCTTACTCACTTCTAATTTTAATCGTTGATGGTTAAATTTCAAACattgattataataaaaaaaattgataaaaggtTTAAAACTAAACTCTAAATTAAAAGTCTAGTCACaacaaaaagatttttttctctGTCATTAAGTGAcaatttaacaattttattatttcaagaaaaaattatttatgaaaaattataaggattcacttatttttctcatctcccttttatctaattttctcctcttttctttgttttttaccATGTCATTTGTTATGCactgaattgaaaaattaattgatgattATATAGGACAAAAATTTGGAGGCATAG
This region of Glycine soja cultivar W05 chromosome 17, ASM419377v2, whole genome shotgun sequence genomic DNA includes:
- the LOC114392172 gene encoding uncharacterized protein LOC114392172 yields the protein MGEFTIQISNDLVNQLVDDMVPKKKTRKTRRKVARETEKPQSNETIKPDSAVTPGWPVQFPLFLPTTLPVQPSHSELEGIQSMLQESERVLQRLQKQEENMLQEVTQKAKDLHDKEYKLPNPKPEPCMAKRLTRNISRTP